A single region of the Pyricularia oryzae 70-15 chromosome 4, whole genome shotgun sequence genome encodes:
- a CDS encoding dihydrolipoyl dehydrogenase: MLSTRLISGPAARSAFRKSTLPTVVAPNSLSRWRRSYASEAEQKDLVIIGGGVAGYVAAIKAGQQGMKVTCIEKRGTLGGTCLNVGCIPSKSLLNNSHLYHQILHDTKNRGIEVGDVKLNLQQLMKAKDTSVGGLTKGVEFLLKKNGVEYLKGTGSFVNEHEIKIALNDGGETSRTAKNILIATGSEATPFPGLEIDEKRVVTSTGALALEKVPETMTVIGGGIIGLEMASVWSRLGAKVTVVEYLGQIGGPGMDTEIAKSAQKILKKQGIEFKLNTKVNGGDTTGDKIKLDIDAAKGGKAESIESDVVLVAIGRRPYTGGLGLENVGLETDDRGRVVIDSEYRTSHPHIRCVGDVTFGPMLAHKAEEEAVAVVEYMSKGYGHVNYAAIPSVMYTHPEVAWVGQSEQDLQKAGIQYRVGTFPFSANSRAKTNLDTEGMVKMLADPETDRILGVHIIGPNAGEMIAEGTLALEYGASSEDIARTCHAHPTLAEAFKEAAMATHAKAIHF; the protein is encoded by the exons ATGCTCTCCACGCGCTTAATATCAGGCCCGGCGGCCCGCTCCGCATTCAGGAAATCAAC TCTCCCCACAGTCGTCGCCCCGAACTCGCTGTCGAGATGGAGGCGGTCATATGCTTCGGAAGCTG AGCAAAAGGACCTTGTCATCATTGGCGGTGGTGTTGCCGGTTACGTTGCTGCCATCAAGGCTGGCCAACAGGGCATGAAG GTTACCTGCATTGAGAAGCGCGGAACCCTAGGAGGCACATGTCTTAACGTCGGATGCATTCCCTCAAAATCCCTCCTCAACAATTCGCACCTGTACCACCAGATCCTCCACGACACTAAGAACCGCGGTATCGAGGTCGGCGATGTCAAGCTCAACCTCCAGCAGCTCATGAAGGCCAAGGACACCTCGGTCGGTGGCCTTACCAAGGGTGTTGAGTTTCTGCTCAAGAAGAACGGCGTCGAGTACCTTAAAGGTACCGGCTCCTTCGTCAACGAGCATGAGATCAAGATTGCACTGAACGATGGTGGCGAGACCAGCCGCACTGCCAAGAACATCCTTATCGCAACCGGTAGCGAGGCCACCCCTTTCCCCGGCCTGGAGATCGATGAGAAGAGGGTTGTGACCAGCACCGGAGCTCTTGCCCTCGAGAAGGTTCCCGAGACCATGACCGTCATTGGAGGTGGTATTATTGGTCTGGAGATGGCATCTGTCTGGTCCAGGCTTGGAGCCAAGGTTACCGTTGTCGAGTACCTTGGTCAAATCGGTGGACCCGGAATGGACACCGAGATTGCCAAGTCGGCGCAGAAGAtcctgaagaagcagggTATCGAGTTCAAGCTTAACACCAAGGTCAACGGTGGTGACACCACCGGCGACAAGATCAAGCTCGACATTGATGCCGCCAAGGGTGGCAAGGCTGAGTCT ATCGAGTCCGATGTTGTCCTTGTTGCTATTGGTCGCCGCCCGTACACTGGTGGGCTTGGCCTGGAGAACGTTGGCCTGGAGACTGACGACAGGGGTCGTGTCGTCATTGACTCGGAGTACCGCACCTCCCACCCCCATATCCGCTGCGTTGGTGATGTTACATTCGGCCCCATGTTGGCACACAAGGCTGAGGAGGAGGCTGTGGCCGTCGTTGAGTACATGAGCAAGGGCTATGGTCACGTCAACTACGCCGCCATCCCCTCGGTTATGTACACACATCCCGAGGTTGCCTGGGTTGGTCAGAGCGAGCAGGATCTTCAGAAGGCCGGTATCCAGTACCGCGTCGGTACCTTCCCCTTCAGCGCCAACTCGCGTGCTAAGACCAACCTCGACACTGAGGGTATGGTCAAGATGCTTGccgaccccgagactgaccgCATTTTGGGTGTGCATATTATTGGCCCCAACGCCGGTGAGATGATTGCTGAGGGTACTCTGGCTCTTGAGTACGGTGCATCTAGCGAGGACATTGCCAGGACTTGCCATGCCCACCCCACACTGGCGGAGGCTTTCAAGGAGGCCGCCATGGCCACTCACGCCAAGGCCATCCACTTTTAA
- a CDS encoding fatty acid desaturase gives MASITTRQAAEAPGAKAKEKTYPLMSRREIEGLIADGRTVFILDGFVLKADAWKKYHPGGDKAMLHMIGRDATDEVTVLHSAEARQMMNRYRIGRIEGHWKNFVPPIQGGHFRPLASPESPPDSPLLECTTATSSDSESRPPSPVFDSAGIKYRGQNSAPSVTSVSSVDEPEDLPDGIAFLDSLTKKEIDLDKATYPSLDETTQRDIVQKYRDLNARIKAEGLYDCNYGAYFYEVRRYCVLFGLMALTLHWGWYITSAVFMGMFWHQLLFTAHDAGHVGITHNFHVDTLIGIFIGDFMGGLSLGWWKHMHNVHHIVTNSPEHDPDIEHLPFMAISHRLFGSLRSTYYERVLEYDAVAKILVPIQHYSFYILLMFGRFNLYRLSLEFILLRKGPRKGPAWWHPYVELSGLAFFWYWYAYRVVYCSIPDNLNRLAFILISHMVTMPLHAQLTLSHFAMSTANLGPTESFAQKMLRTTMDVDCPEWLDFFHGGLQFQAIHHLYPRIPRHNLRRTQVLVREFCAEVGIPYALLGFVDGNKVVVGKLAEVARQAAFLAKCEQHTIENGGLHGH, from the exons ATGGCTTCCATAACAACAAGACAAGCCGCAGAGGCGCCTggcgccaaggccaaggaaaAGACTTACCCCTTGATGTCCAGACGCGAGATCGAGGGCCTGATAGCCGATGGCAGGACAGTCTTCATTCTTGATGGCTTCGTCCTCAAGGCAGACGCGTGGAAGAAGTATCATCCTGGTGGTGACAAGGCCATGCTGCACATGATTGGAAGAGATGCAACCGACGAGGTCACCGT CCTCCACTCTGCCGAAGCACGACAGATGATGAACCGGTACCGCATTGGCCGCATCGAAGGCCATTGGAAGAACTTTGTACCTCCGATCCAAGGTGGCCACTTCCGCCCTCTGGCATCGCCCGAGTCCCCACCAGACAGTCCTTTGTTGGAATGCACGACAGCCACCTCGAGCGATTCAGAGTCCAGGCCTCCGTCCCCCGTGTTTGATTCGGCAGGCATCAAGTACCGCGGCCAGAACTCGGCGCCGTCGGTTACATCGGTTTCCTCAGTGGATGAGCCCGAAGATCTGCCTGATGGCATTGCCTTCCTGGACTCCCTGACAAAGAAGGAGATCGACTTGGACAAGGCGACGTATCCTTCTCTGGATGAGACCACCCAGAGGGACATTGTGCAAAAGTACCGTGACCTGAACGCGAGGATCAAGGCCGAGGGGTTATACGACTGCAACTATGGTGCATACTTCTATGAGGTGAGGAGGTACTGCGTGTTGTTTGGTCTGATGGCGCTTACCCTTCACTGGGGATGGTATATCACCAGCGCCGTCTTCATGGGCATGTTCTGGCACCAGCTTCTCTTCACTGCCCATGATGCTGGCCACGTAGGCATTACACACAACTTCCACGTTGATACGCTCATAGGCATCTTCATCGGCGACTTCATGGGCGGTCTGTCCCTTGGCTGGTGGAAGCACATGCACAATGTCCACCACATTGTCACCAACTCACCTGAACATGACCCTGATATCGAGCACTTGCCCTTCATGGCCATCTCCCACCGTTTGTTTGGTTCCCTGCGCTCGACCTACTACGAACGCGTCCTCGAGTACGATGCTGTGGCAAAGATCCTGGTCCCGATTCAGCACTACTCCTTCTACATCCTCCTCATGTTTGGGCGCTTCAACCTTTACCGCCTCTCTCTCGAGTTCATCCTGCTCCGCAAGGGACCCAGGAAGGGTCCGGCATGGTGGCACCCGTACGTAGAGCTGAGCGGACTCGCCTTCTTCTGGTACTGGTATGCCTACCGCGTCGTGTACTGTTCGATTCCGGACAACCTGAACCGGCTCGCATTCATCTTGATCAGCCACATGGTGACCATGCCGCTGCACGCGCAGCTCACGCTGTCCCACTTCGCCATGAGTACCGCCAACCTGGGTCCCACCGAGTCTTTTGCCCAGAAGATGTTGCGCACCACCATGGACGTCGACTGCCCCGAGTGGCTTGACTTCTTCCACGGCGGTCTGCAGTTCCAGGCCATTCACCACCTGTACCCGCGGATCCCGCGCCACAACCTCCGCCGCACCCAGGTCCTCGTCCGGGAGTTCTGCGCCGAGGTCGGTATCCCCTACGCCTTGTTGGGATTTGTCGACGGGAACAAGGTTGTTGTTGGGAAGCTTGCCGAGGTTGCTAGACAGGCCGCCTTCTTGGCAAAATGTGAGCAGCACACCATTGAGAATGGCGGATTACACGGCCATTGA